A genomic region of Amphiura filiformis chromosome 6, Afil_fr2py, whole genome shotgun sequence contains the following coding sequences:
- the LOC140155097 gene encoding uncharacterized protein — protein sequence MDFIQEIYKLDGSYDDLDNMECSPVHKDLTYRMKKTLYAGDKTETDDADGIPIPLNDIVVELFQSSDTPRINLAQRHVGNITKRARVTQCSTFLGMLYARRLKRQNPEFMTQVTSAELFLVSMMLATKFLYDEGEDEEFFNDEWAHVGKLDVKRVHELERNFLQALDWNLFVDPLEFFEFLQSVETRIALNQGSKRGWYSYTDMFVLMNTPEWYQACLNVIEQSVKIVCVCAMVYSLCAATMLWSGVMLHHAQVPHRPCHGRLPLPFALQHTKTTRPWQPNPVLDHLLFTFLLHLPVNSDPLGLTYDHSLTWCSSLPTMADKYNDEIGHAKTTSQDASIKTMETGCYYDHNSSQVDPQGTGENIQNKFERAEVIESSDESKNMANENIQNKVERSEGVESSDESKRMASKANHIQEALLIFYHALVSALWEVGEVVKEVNSDGFMDMDTDNTVVTNVMLPRKPKKSCAYHRNLKMKSSQSKMNCTSNTLAYQADIKSLPQEMPDAVESKDGNDATDTRYWDIYGIYLSEDPDFK from the exons atggattttattcaAGAAATATATAAATTAGATGGAAGTTATGATGATCTTGACAATATGGAG TGTTCCCCAGTACATAAAGATCTGACGTACCGTATGAAGAAAACTTTATATGCTGGAGACAAAACCGAAACAGATGATGCTGATGGCATACCTATTCCATTAAATG ACATTGTAGTTGAACTTTTCCAATCATCTGATACACCAAGGATAAACCTGGCCCAGAGACATGTCGGAAATATCACTAA GCGTGCACGTGTTACTCAGTGTTCAACTTTCCTTGGGATGTTATATGCCAGACGACTGAAACGCCAAAATCCAGAGTTCATGACACAAGTTACTTCAGCTGAACTTTTTCTTGTATCTATG ATGCTGGCTACCAAATTCTTGTATGACGAAGGTGAAGATGAGGAATTCTTCAATGATGAGTGGGCACATGTTG GTAAATTGGATGTGAAAAGAGTACATGAATTGGAACGGAACTTTCTACAGGCCTTG GACTGGAATTTGTTTGTTGACCCTCTGGAATTCTTTGAGTTTTTACAGTCTGTAGAGACCAG GATTGCACTTAATCAAGGAAGTAAGCGAGGCTGGTACTCCTATACAGATATGTTTGTGTTGATGAATACACCAGAATGGTACCAGGCATGCTTAAATGTCATTGAACAGTCAGTTAAG ATTGTGTGTGTATGTGCTATGGTGTACAGCCTTTGTGCAGCTACGATGCTATGGTCTGGAGTGATGTTACATCATGCGCAAGTGCCTCATAGACCTTGTCATGGACGTCTTCCACTCCCGTTTGCTCTTCAACACACCAAGACAACCCGACCATGGCAACCCAACCCAGTACTGGACCATCTTCTCTTCACCTTCCTCCTCCACTTACCTGTGAACTCTGACCCCTTGGGACTGACCTACGACCATTCCCTAACTTGGTGCTCTTCCTTACCGACAATGGCTGACAAATACAACGATGAAATTGGACATGCTAAAACTACCTCGCAAGATGCAAGTATTAAAACCATGGAAACAGGGTGTTATTATGACCACAATTCTTCTCAAGTGGATCCACAGGGTACCGGTGAAAATatccaaaacaaatttgaaagggCAGAGGTCATTGAATCATCTGATGAATCTAAAAATATGGCCAATGAAAATATCCAAAACAAAGTTGAACGATCAGAGGGCGTTGAATCATCTGATGAATCTAAAAGAATGGCATCCAAGGCAAACCACATCCAAGAAGCTTTGCTTATTTTCTACCATGCTTTAGTATCAGCTTTGTGGGAAGTTGGTGAAGTAGTAAAAGAAGTGAATTCTGATGGTTTTATGGACATGGACACGGACAACACTGTTGTTACAAATGTTATGCTGCCAAGAAAACCAAAGAAGTCTTGTGCGTACCACAGGAACCTGAAAATGAAGTCTTCCCAATCTAAGATGAACTGTACATCAAACACCTTGGCTTATCAAGCGGATATTAAAAGTCTTCCACAAGAAATGCCTGATGCTGTTGAAAGTAAAGATGGTAATGATGCGACTGACACTAGATATTGGGACATTTATGGTATTTACCTGTCAGAAGATCCAGACTTTAAATAG